One region of Dehalococcoidia bacterium genomic DNA includes:
- a CDS encoding alpha/beta hydrolase: MPVIKVNGIDLYYEVHGEGEPLLLIMGYGSNSGHWFVILPRLAARFKTIIFDNRGTGRSGKPEIPYTADMMVGDPVGLLDALGVESAHVFGVSMGGMIAQELALRYPSRVKKLVLGCTSCGGPHSIGSTPEAKAFLFNPDRAKLSDEERARSTVPWLWNQDFIDKHPEAVERYVKTTTQYPTPMHGYMSQANFVLLHDIYERLPQIKAPVLVMTGARDRLIPHENSSVLASGIKGSELVVFEQAGHGFISDTVQESSGKIISFLES, translated from the coding sequence ATGCCCGTTATAAAAGTCAACGGCATCGATCTTTACTACGAGGTGCACGGCGAGGGAGAGCCTTTGCTGCTGATCATGGGCTACGGCTCCAACTCGGGCCACTGGTTCGTGATACTGCCCCGCCTGGCCGCGCGCTTCAAAACGATTATCTTCGACAACCGCGGCACGGGAAGGAGCGGCAAGCCGGAGATACCATACACCGCCGATATGATGGTGGGGGACCCCGTCGGACTGCTGGACGCGCTGGGCGTTGAGTCGGCGCATGTCTTCGGCGTCTCCATGGGCGGTATGATCGCGCAGGAGCTTGCGCTCAGATATCCATCGAGGGTAAAAAAACTGGTGCTCGGCTGCACTTCCTGCGGCGGGCCCCACTCCATCGGGTCCACCCCCGAGGCCAAGGCCTTTCTTTTCAATCCCGACCGGGCCAAACTGTCGGATGAGGAGAGGGCGCGCTCGACCGTGCCCTGGCTGTGGAACCAGGATTTCATCGATAAGCACCCCGAGGCCGTGGAGCGTTATGTAAAGACCACGACTCAGTATCCCACACCCATGCACGGCTATATGAGCCAGGCCAATTTTGTCCTGCTTCACGATATATACGAACGGTTGCCTCAGATCAAGGCGCCGGTGCTGGTCATGACCGGAGCGCGCGACCGGCTGATACCTCATGAGAACTCCAGTGTGCTCGCCTCCGGGATAAAGGGCTCCGAGCTGGTGGTGTTCGAGCAGGCCGGGCACGGGTTCATCTCGGATACGGTTCAGGAGAGCAGCGGGAAGATCATCAGCTTCCTGGAAAGCTAG
- a CDS encoding C-GCAxxG-C-C family protein codes for MQQSESRDDRLNRLERKSGDYEELYGSCAQGTLLALQEEFSLGDKLTLKAATAMPGIALRGETCGAVIGAIMALGMVFGREKPDDFDAVQRTTKAARRLCRRFEQEFGGCNCREVQHRIFGRSYNVADPSESMEFVKAGAAQKCRAPAEKAARIAGELILDGIEKP; via the coding sequence ATGCAGCAGTCTGAATCGAGGGACGACAGGTTAAACCGTCTCGAGCGAAAGTCGGGCGACTACGAGGAGCTTTACGGCAGTTGCGCGCAGGGGACCTTGCTGGCGCTGCAGGAGGAGTTCAGCCTGGGGGATAAACTGACTCTTAAAGCAGCTACCGCCATGCCCGGCATCGCGCTGCGGGGCGAGACCTGTGGGGCGGTGATCGGGGCCATCATGGCGCTGGGCATGGTCTTCGGGCGAGAGAAACCGGACGACTTCGATGCGGTGCAGCGCACCACCAAGGCGGCACGCAGGCTGTGCCGGCGCTTCGAGCAGGAGTTCGGCGGCTGCAACTGCCGCGAGGTGCAGCATCGCATCTTCGGCAGGAGCTACAACGTGGCTGATCCGTCCGAATCGATGGAGTTCGTCAAGGCCGGCGCCGCGCAGAAGTGCCGCGCCCCGGCCGAGAAGGCGGCGCGCATCGCGGGTGAGCTGATACTCGACGGCATAGAGAAACCGTAG
- a CDS encoding GIY-YIG nuclease family protein, whose product MSERHFYVYIITNWNNTVLYTGVTNDLKRRVYEHKEKLAEGFTKRYNLTKLVYYEVAENSESAILREKQIKAGSRQDKAELIAGFNKSWTDLYPDL is encoded by the coding sequence ATGAGCGAAAGGCATTTCTACGTGTATATCATTACCAACTGGAATAACACTGTGCTTTATACAGGCGTGACCAATGATCTGAAAAGGCGTGTTTATGAACACAAAGAAAAGCTCGCTGAAGGTTTCACCAAGCGTTATAACCTGACAAAACTAGTTTATTACGAGGTGGCAGAGAACTCTGAGTCTGCGATTCTGCGCGAAAAACAGATAAAAGCCGGCTCAAGACAAGACAAAGCAGAGCTTATTGCGGGATTTAATAAATCGTGGACTGACCTCTATCCGGATTTGTAA
- a CDS encoding aldo/keto reductase has product MEKIRLGKSGLMVTRIGFGGIPIQRLNEEEAVAVIKRCLGHDINFLDTANAYTTSEARIGKAIAGQRKELIIATKTTHRDRDGIAKHLEKSLTRLGTDYIDLYQFHAVSDFKTLDAVLDPNGPMAVLEEAKKAGKIRHIGVTSHQIDVAVKAVESGRFETLMFPFNFVTDEAAEKLLPLCKKHDVGFIVMKPLAGGMIADARTAFRYLFQFKDVVTIPGIERPEEIDEIVGILNGPLDLTEKDRADMRKLKEQLGTRFCHRCDYCQPCKEGIHISSVMTFPSFMARLPEEQIFGFWAGLFDLAAKCNKCGECETRCPYHLPIRDLMEEYYELYEQKKKAFKARMGTVS; this is encoded by the coding sequence ATGGAAAAGATAAGGCTGGGCAAGTCCGGCCTGATGGTTACCAGGATCGGGTTCGGCGGCATACCCATCCAGCGGCTGAACGAGGAGGAGGCCGTCGCCGTAATCAAGAGGTGCCTGGGCCACGACATCAATTTCCTGGATACGGCCAACGCCTACACCACCAGCGAGGCGCGCATCGGCAAGGCTATAGCGGGACAACGGAAGGAGCTGATCATAGCCACCAAGACCACCCACCGGGATCGCGACGGCATTGCCAAGCACCTGGAGAAAAGCCTGACGCGGCTGGGCACCGATTACATAGACCTCTACCAGTTCCACGCGGTCAGTGACTTCAAAACGCTGGACGCGGTGCTCGATCCCAACGGCCCCATGGCCGTGCTGGAGGAGGCTAAAAAGGCGGGAAAAATCAGGCACATCGGCGTCACCTCGCACCAGATCGACGTCGCCGTCAAAGCCGTGGAATCGGGACGTTTCGAGACGCTGATGTTTCCCTTCAACTTCGTCACCGACGAAGCGGCCGAAAAATTGCTGCCGCTCTGTAAAAAGCACGACGTGGGATTTATCGTCATGAAGCCGCTGGCGGGCGGAATGATCGCCGACGCACGGACTGCCTTCAGATACCTTTTCCAGTTCAAGGACGTTGTCACCATACCGGGTATCGAGCGGCCGGAGGAGATAGACGAGATCGTGGGCATACTCAACGGGCCGCTGGACCTGACCGAGAAGGACCGCGCGGACATGCGCAAATTGAAGGAGCAACTGGGCACCAGGTTCTGCCACCGCTGCGACTACTGCCAGCCCTGCAAGGAGGGGATACACATATCGTCGGTCATGACCTTCCCCAGCTTCATGGCGCGCCTGCCGGAGGAGCAGATCTTCGGCTTCTGGGCGGGACTGTTCGACCTGGCCGCCAAATGCAACAAGTGCGGCGAATGCGAGACCAGGTGCCCCTACCACCTGCCCATCCGCGACCTGATGGAAGAATATTACGAGCTCTACGAGCAGAAGAAAAAGGCCTTTAAGGCCAGGATGGGGACAGTCAGCTAG
- a CDS encoding TetR/AcrR family transcriptional regulator, translating into MNKKVKADTGIESSSRRRQVIMAAARLFLKKGLHKTTMREIARESGIVVGTLYHYISTKDDIITMIMDEELAAVHEFIRDSERMLAKLGAVKTLRLTIDRYLHMIDISQDVQVFWYQESGNMLPDQRRRLIEVEDKLAAMYSKILQAGCRSGDFQVKDILLTAHDIIVLGDMWAFRRWFIGRHCTLDEFIRHQTDLILSGISNKTAPGAAVPGKQPVKSEKRGGASGKD; encoded by the coding sequence ATGAATAAAAAGGTAAAAGCGGATACCGGGATCGAGTCCAGTTCCAGGCGCCGTCAGGTTATCATGGCTGCGGCCAGGCTGTTCCTCAAGAAAGGGCTGCACAAGACCACCATGCGCGAGATAGCGCGCGAGAGCGGCATCGTGGTGGGAACGCTTTACCATTATATAAGCACCAAGGACGATATCATAACGATGATTATGGACGAGGAGCTGGCCGCCGTCCATGAGTTCATCCGTGACAGCGAGAGGATGCTGGCGAAGCTGGGCGCCGTGAAAACCCTGCGCCTGACCATCGACCGCTACCTGCATATGATAGATATCAGCCAGGACGTGCAGGTCTTCTGGTACCAGGAGAGCGGGAACATGCTGCCCGACCAGCGCCGAAGGCTGATCGAGGTCGAGGACAAGCTGGCGGCGATGTACAGCAAGATTCTACAGGCAGGGTGCAGGTCGGGCGATTTCCAGGTAAAGGATATCCTGCTCACCGCTCACGACATCATAGTCCTGGGAGACATGTGGGCTTTCAGGCGCTGGTTCATCGGACGGCACTGCACGCTGGATGAGTTCATCCGGCACCAGACCGACCTTATATTATCCGGTATATCCAACAAAACGGCCCCGGGCGCGGCTGTCCCGGGCAAACAACCCGTCAAATCAGAAAAAAGAGGAGGTGCTTCCGGCAAAGATTAG
- a CDS encoding MFS transporter, whose protein sequence is MTEQKVYGYRWVVLVVYMYASAVSQFFWLNFASVETFMEEHLGITPMEGGWLALIFPLMSILFSIPFGILIDRKGIRWGIGSGVLLLGVFGCLRLINPDVYLLLLISQIGAGAGTACILNGTTKIAVTWFPEKEEATAVSLGTVAMFLGMLIGLGVTPLLLVELGYYNMLLTYSLLGVLAVVLFFVLVKERPPTPARLTAATTEFTDMKEWRGLKDILKMPSFVLLSIIFLIGTGCFNGIATWIEKFLNESHGIPLSEVGYVSGIMILGAIIGCIVMPLISDKLMKRKPFLFTALIGGVIFIVLMLFPFGFTGSLINSFLLGFFMISALPILMALSVEYAGARYAGISLGWLWLLGNACAVAVVPAMEMLRDATGQFTLAMLLLAVLLVVAIILTFMLKEPKLGEKK, encoded by the coding sequence ATGACAGAACAGAAAGTTTACGGGTACAGGTGGGTGGTGCTGGTCGTTTACATGTACGCTTCGGCGGTATCGCAGTTTTTCTGGCTTAACTTCGCGTCCGTCGAGACCTTTATGGAGGAGCACCTGGGCATCACGCCCATGGAGGGCGGTTGGCTTGCCCTGATATTTCCCCTGATGTCAATCCTTTTCTCCATACCCTTCGGCATACTCATCGACCGCAAGGGCATCAGGTGGGGTATCGGCTCGGGCGTACTGCTGCTGGGCGTCTTCGGATGCCTGCGGCTGATCAATCCCGACGTATATTTATTATTGCTCATCTCGCAGATCGGCGCGGGCGCCGGCACGGCCTGCATACTCAACGGCACGACCAAGATAGCCGTGACCTGGTTCCCTGAAAAAGAGGAGGCGACTGCCGTCAGCCTGGGCACGGTCGCCATGTTCCTGGGCATGCTGATCGGCCTGGGCGTAACGCCCCTGCTGCTGGTCGAGCTGGGCTATTACAATATGCTGCTTACCTACAGCCTGCTCGGCGTGCTGGCCGTAGTGCTGTTCTTCGTTCTGGTCAAAGAGCGCCCGCCCACACCTGCCAGGCTGACCGCGGCCACGACGGAATTCACGGATATGAAAGAGTGGCGCGGGCTCAAGGATATACTCAAGATGCCCAGCTTCGTCCTCCTCAGCATCATCTTCCTCATCGGCACCGGCTGCTTCAACGGCATCGCCACCTGGATAGAGAAGTTCCTCAACGAGTCCCACGGCATCCCGCTGTCCGAGGTCGGCTACGTATCCGGGATCATGATACTGGGCGCAATCATCGGCTGCATCGTTATGCCGCTGATATCGGACAAGCTTATGAAGCGCAAGCCTTTCCTCTTCACGGCGTTGATCGGGGGAGTGATATTCATCGTCCTGATGCTGTTCCCCTTCGGATTCACCGGCAGCCTGATCAACTCCTTCCTGCTTGGCTTCTTCATGATCTCCGCCCTTCCCATACTGATGGCGCTGTCCGTCGAGTATGCCGGGGCACGCTATGCCGGCATCTCGCTGGGGTGGCTCTGGCTGCTGGGCAACGCCTGCGCGGTTGCGGTCGTCCCCGCCATGGAGATGCTGCGCGACGCCACCGGACAGTTCACGCTTGCCATGCTGCTGCTGGCGGTCCTGCTGGTCGTAGCCATCATACTTACCTTCATGCTCAAGGAGCCGAAGCTGGGGGAAAAGAAATAG
- a CDS encoding cobalamin B12-binding domain-containing protein: MSELIPKGLPKGKQVLEKGLKTSRSFEMGVSAFQRERGLTLSDWRRRNTGEGNVLFVAQMGLATVKEQVESMKEMYDRCKERGTDVGAMIVTSNWVNGLPRGDLRSKAPRGTSFTLDGPEDFVKVAQAAPIMPLFADNMVGTPNSVSNAVNALKAGAPGLGTMSQFTWNYPYWHDDVGQVAATVEALGILAGKREQGAGIGSYMGDGTSAGFIDHASEVGYCLLEQYIVEKLCGARYMTGLGGLISHIPSKMATWLASHEVLSAALGTDDIVMVHVEGNTLEVSEDAHSNYGLVLADFLPYAILERKYKTGAFYSAKPIMEAVRVPTLTEIADVILACAAGLRKVPEFEEAKIFNEAEINKLKRVLVVNGRKFFRNILKGLPGLGVDIKDPVELLLAVRRLGGAKLEQLYHPGERDPKKYRGIVPFAPTDLIMMQQMITDFTVDAIRQEKLGDSISGKKIVAGSTDTHEFGLYVLEGVLNAFGARVVHAGVDQDAEQILDVAHKEGTPYIAVSTHNGQCLEWGTNLVEESRRRRQPVTVFMGGVLNTIVDGVSEPVDVTDQLSALGIKTCEDINALFKQMTKV, from the coding sequence ATGTCAGAATTGATACCGAAAGGGTTACCCAAAGGCAAACAGGTCCTGGAAAAGGGCCTGAAAACCAGCCGGTCTTTCGAGATGGGCGTGAGCGCCTTCCAGCGCGAGAGGGGCCTCACCCTGTCGGACTGGAGGCGCCGGAATACCGGTGAGGGCAACGTGCTTTTCGTTGCGCAGATGGGGCTGGCCACGGTCAAGGAGCAGGTGGAGTCGATGAAGGAGATGTATGACAGGTGCAAGGAAAGGGGCACCGACGTGGGCGCCATGATAGTCACCAGCAACTGGGTCAACGGGCTGCCGCGCGGCGACTTGCGCAGCAAGGCGCCCAGGGGCACCAGTTTCACGCTGGACGGCCCGGAAGACTTCGTCAAAGTGGCCCAGGCGGCGCCCATCATGCCGCTCTTCGCCGACAACATGGTCGGAACGCCCAACTCGGTGAGCAACGCGGTCAACGCGCTCAAGGCAGGCGCCCCCGGCCTGGGCACCATGTCCCAGTTCACCTGGAACTATCCCTACTGGCACGACGATGTGGGACAGGTCGCGGCCACGGTCGAAGCCCTGGGCATACTGGCCGGCAAGCGCGAGCAGGGCGCGGGCATCGGCAGCTACATGGGCGACGGCACATCGGCCGGGTTTATCGACCATGCCTCGGAGGTCGGCTACTGCCTGCTCGAGCAGTATATCGTCGAGAAGCTCTGCGGCGCCAGGTACATGACGGGTCTGGGCGGACTGATCAGCCACATACCGTCCAAGATGGCCACCTGGCTGGCGAGTCATGAAGTGCTGAGTGCGGCGCTGGGGACGGACGATATCGTTATGGTGCACGTGGAGGGGAATACGCTGGAAGTCAGCGAGGACGCCCATTCAAACTACGGCCTGGTGCTGGCGGACTTCCTGCCCTACGCCATACTGGAGCGTAAATATAAGACCGGCGCGTTTTACAGCGCCAAACCCATCATGGAGGCCGTCAGGGTCCCCACATTAACCGAGATAGCCGACGTCATACTGGCCTGCGCGGCGGGGCTGCGCAAGGTGCCCGAGTTCGAAGAGGCCAAAATCTTCAACGAGGCGGAGATCAACAAGCTCAAAAGGGTGCTGGTCGTCAACGGCAGAAAATTTTTCAGGAATATCTTGAAAGGTCTTCCCGGGTTGGGCGTGGATATCAAGGATCCCGTCGAGCTGCTGCTGGCGGTGCGCCGCCTGGGAGGCGCAAAGCTGGAGCAGCTGTACCATCCGGGCGAGAGGGACCCCAAAAAATACCGGGGCATCGTCCCCTTCGCGCCTACCGACCTGATCATGATGCAGCAGATGATAACCGATTTCACGGTGGACGCCATCCGCCAGGAAAAATTGGGCGATTCCATCAGCGGAAAGAAGATTGTGGCCGGCTCCACCGATACGCACGAGTTCGGCCTATATGTGCTGGAGGGAGTGCTCAACGCCTTCGGCGCCAGGGTTGTGCACGCGGGGGTCGACCAGGATGCCGAGCAGATACTGGACGTGGCCCATAAAGAGGGCACGCCCTATATCGCGGTCAGCACGCACAACGGCCAGTGTCTGGAATGGGGCACCAATCTGGTGGAGGAGTCGCGCAGGCGCAGACAGCCCGTCACCGTATTCATGGGCGGCGTGCTCAATACCATCGTCGACGGCGTCTCCGAGCCGGTCGACGTCACGGACCAGCTTTCGGCACTGGGCATCAAGACCTGCGAAGACATCAACGCACTGTTCAAGCAGATGACTAAAGTGTAG